Within the Thermovenabulum gondwanense genome, the region TCCCGTAACTACACCTTCTCCGGGGGCTTTTGTATCTGCCATATCAAAGTCAATGCAGCGGTGCTCTACAAAAGCATCGATCTCTACGAAACTTCCTTTGTCTAAAAGTTTTTCTATTCTTTCTCTTGCCGTAAGCTTTCCGCTCTCATGCTGTTTTTGAATTTTTTTATCTCCGCCTCCGAGCTCTACTTCTTTTCTTTTTTGCCTTAAAATTTCCAATTTCTGTTCAAAAGTTTCCATATTTGTTTTACTTCCTCCTTTATTTATTTTCTTTCACAAAGTTCTATTAAAACACCTTTTGTAGCTTTGGGATGGATGAAAGCGATTTTAGCTCCACCAGCTCCATATCTTGGCTTTTCATCAATTAGCCTTACACCCTTTTGTTTTAATTCTTCTAAGGCTTTTTCTATATCATCCACTCTGAATGCTATATGCTGTATACCTTCTCCATTCTTTTCTATGAATTTTGCAATAGGGCCTTCCGGATCGGTCGATTCTAATAGTTCTACTTCGCTGTCACCTACTGGAATAAACACAACCTTTACCTTTTGTTCTACAACTATTTCCTCTCCATGGATTTCAAGTCCCAGTAAATCAGTATAGATCTTTTTTGCTTCTTCCAGGTCTTTTACAGCGATACCAATGTGGTCTATTTTCAAAGTCTTCATTTAAATCCCTCCTTAAAAAATCTGTTTTACCTTCTGTTACAAAATGTTTATTTTACTGATTATTATTTCTACGGCAGAATATGGATCTAATTTTTTTTGTTCAATGTCTTTTAAAAGTTCTTTTATTTTTTGAGATTTTTTTTCTAAAATTTCTTTTGCAACCATGTCTTTTAAATGGTTATAAAACTCCTCTTTAATCCTTAACATTCTTTTTTCTTCTAATAGACCGTTGTTTTTCTGAAATTCTAAATGTTTTTTTACTTCTTCAAAAAGCTCCGGCACACCCATGCCTGAAAGTGCCACGGTTTTTAAAACGGGAGGTCTCCAGGAGCTTTCTTTCATTCCAATATCCAGCATCATCTGAATCTCGATAATTAATCTATCAGCACCTTCTTTATCTGCTTTATTTATGGCAAAAATATCGGCTATCTCCATAATCCCGGCCTTTATAGCTTGGACGTCGTCTCCCAGTCCCGGCACAAGTACGAGCACTACGGTATCTGCAAGTTTTACTATGTCTACTTCCGATTGTCCTACTCCCACCGTCTCTATTATTATGTAGTCCATCCCGTAAGCATCAAGTACTTTAACCGCATCAAAGGCTGCTTTTGCAATTCCTCCCAAAGATCCTCTACTTCCCATGCTTCTTATATAAACACCGGGGTCTAAGGAAATTTCATTCATCCGAATTCTGTCGCCTAAAATTGCTCCACCCGAAAAGGGGCTGGTGGGGTCTACGGCAATGACCCCCACCGTCTTCCCCTCTTTTCGAATAGTTTTTACCAGTTCATTTACAAGGCTGCTTTTACCGGCGCCCGGTGGACCGGTTATTCCTATTATTTTTGCATTCCCGGTATTTTTATATATATACTTTAGTTCTTCCCTTGCCTCTTTTGTTTGATTTTCAATAAGTGTGATAAGTCTTGCTACTGCTCTTTTGTCTTTGTTTAAAATCCTTTCATAT harbors:
- the mce gene encoding methylmalonyl-CoA epimerase, with translation MKTLKIDHIGIAVKDLEEAKKIYTDLLGLEIHGEEIVVEQKVKVVFIPVGDSEVELLESTDPEGPIAKFIEKNGEGIQHIAFRVDDIEKALEELKQKGVRLIDEKPRYGAGGAKIAFIHPKATKGVLIELCERK
- the meaB gene encoding methylmalonyl Co-A mutase-associated GTPase MeaB, translating into MHLYERILNKDKRAVARLITLIENQTKEAREELKYIYKNTGNAKIIGITGPPGAGKSSLVNELVKTIRKEGKTVGVIAVDPTSPFSGGAILGDRIRMNEISLDPGVYIRSMGSRGSLGGIAKAAFDAVKVLDAYGMDYIIIETVGVGQSEVDIVKLADTVVLVLVPGLGDDVQAIKAGIMEIADIFAINKADKEGADRLIIEIQMMLDIGMKESSWRPPVLKTVALSGMGVPELFEEVKKHLEFQKNNGLLEEKRMLRIKEEFYNHLKDMVAKEILEKKSQKIKELLKDIEQKKLDPYSAVEIIISKINIL